In the Brassica napus cultivar Da-Ae chromosome A7, Da-Ae, whole genome shotgun sequence genome, one interval contains:
- the LOC106453304 gene encoding FHA domain-containing protein PS1 has translation MDVKEEKPMEKTIPVFTVLKKGAILMVLFVTNSHSEEEQILQVGRHPCCDIPLTHRSISSYHLQIRSLPSDQKLFVTDLSSRHGTWVRDHKVEPDTYVEVKEGDVIRIGCSTRQYRLNWIPVSLAYAKDNLLLDRMIEAHNQKSQTDGHLDGSSVSSSDDEYFHTLSKVKNEPLTPKKISPSYLDASARNNISRDICSSSMKWTIVLDTSSLLDKESRQPLHLLQGLKGTHLVVPRTVLRDLNETKRTWSLLFRRRAEIASSALDWIQECIVDTKWWIQLQSLSDETKATPHSNGSTSEDQVLECALLYRNRNISEKLVLLTNDVTLKIKAMAEDVICETPHEFYQSLKNTSSERFMWPESLPRGRTWSHVHDHLVRERYTNTASGAATTAKGLKVIIAP, from the exons ATGGACGTCAAGGAAGAGAAACCGATGGAGAAGACGATCCCTGTGTTCACCGTGCTGAAAAAGGGAGCGATTCTCATGGTCCTCTTCGTCACCAACAGTCACAGCGAGGAAGAACAGATTCTGCAGGTCGGTCGACATCCATGCTGCGACATTCCGCTGACGCACCGTAGCATTAGCAGTTACCACTTGCAGATCCGATCTCTTCCCTCTGATCAGAAACTATTCGTCACCGATCTATCCTCTC GGCATGGGACATGGGTTAGGGATCATAAAGTTGAGCCAGATACGTATGTTGAGGTGAAGGAAGGCGATGTCATTAGAATCGGTTGTTCAACAAGGCAATATAGACTGAACTGGATTCCCGTTAGCCTTGCATACGCCAAGGACAATCTACTTTTGGATAGAATGATTGAAGCACACAATCAAAAG TCACAAACGGATGGACATCTGGATGGATCATCAGTCTCTAGTAGTGATGAT GAATATTTTCACACTTTATCAAAGGTGAAGAATGAGCCGCTGACACCAAAGAAGATATCCCCGTCATACCTCGATGCTTCAGCAAGAAACAACATATCTAGGGACATTTGTTCTTCTTCT ATGAAATGGACCATTGTGTTGGACACTTCTTCCCTCCTCGACAAGGAGTCTAGGCAGCCACTGCACTTGCTGCAGGGTCTTAAAGGGACACATCTGGTCGTACCTCGGACAGTGTTAAGGGATTTAAATGAGACTAAGCGCACTTGGAGTCTTCTCTTTAGACGAAGAGCAGAGATTGCTTCCTCAGCTCTGGACTGGATCCAAGAGTGTATAGTTGATACCAAATGGTGGATTCAGCTCCAAAGCCTATCAGACGAAACCAAAGCCACTCCTCACTCAAATGGATCTACATCAGAAGATCAAGTTCTCGAATGTGCACTTCTTTATCGAAACCGTAACATCTCTGAAAAACTCGTTCTTCTTACCAACGATGTAACTCTCAAGATCAAAGCTATGGCAGAG GATGTGATTTGCGAGACGCCGCATGAGTTCTACCAGAGTCTGAAAAATACGTCGTCGGAGAGGTTTATGTGGCCAGAGAGCTTGCCGAGAGGAAGGACTTGGAGTCATGTTCACGACCACCTGGTGAGAGAAAGGTACACCAACACAGCGAGTGGTGCAGCAACAACAGCAAAAGGCTTGAAGGTTATTATTGCTCCATAA